Proteins co-encoded in one Diaminobutyricimonas sp. LJ205 genomic window:
- a CDS encoding four-helix bundle copper-binding protein, translating to MTVTKDMLERHPIQVPDAASLAVAIDACFECVQACTTCADACLSEDNVAELTRCIRTDLDCADVCAATGTVLSRQTAPDSNLIAAVLAACITACSTCADECESHADMHVHCGICAEACRRCQQACRELLESID from the coding sequence ATGACCGTCACCAAAGACATGCTTGAGAGGCATCCGATTCAGGTTCCGGATGCCGCTTCCCTCGCCGTCGCGATCGACGCCTGCTTCGAGTGTGTGCAGGCCTGCACGACCTGCGCCGATGCCTGTCTCAGCGAGGACAACGTGGCCGAGCTGACTCGGTGTATCCGCACCGACCTGGATTGTGCCGATGTCTGCGCCGCGACCGGTACCGTGCTCAGCCGCCAGACCGCGCCGGACAGCAATTTGATCGCCGCCGTCCTCGCTGCGTGCATCACCGCGTGTTCGACGTGCGCCGATGAGTGCGAGAGCCACGCCGACATGCACGTGCACTGCGGCATCTGCGCCGAAGCCTGCCGCCGGTGCCAGCAGGCCTGCCGGGAACTGCTCGAGTCCATCGACTGA
- a CDS encoding DUF6220 domain-containing protein has translation MRVLFLVLSILMLIALTVQFYLAGIGVFSDPADELFAIHGMNGRFVLPIVGLLLFISAILAKAGGRTIGLASLPLVLVLFQTLWFILSGMLTGGEEGDVNMAATIMVSFHVLIGLAAFVVTYMLVSRARRLIATGSATVARDQETVRSV, from the coding sequence ATGCGTGTCCTGTTCCTTGTTCTAAGCATCCTGATGTTGATCGCCCTCACCGTGCAGTTCTACCTGGCAGGCATCGGCGTGTTCTCCGACCCGGCGGATGAGCTGTTCGCCATTCATGGCATGAACGGCCGATTCGTGCTGCCAATCGTCGGCCTGCTCCTCTTCATCAGCGCGATCCTCGCCAAGGCGGGCGGCCGCACCATCGGCCTCGCGTCGTTGCCGCTCGTGCTGGTGCTGTTCCAGACGCTCTGGTTCATTCTGTCCGGGATGCTCACCGGTGGCGAGGAAGGGGACGTGAACATGGCGGCCACGATCATGGTCAGCTTCCACGTGCTGATCGGTCTTGCCGCGTTCGTCGTCACCTACATGCTTGTCAGCCGCGCCCGTCGACTGATCGCGACCGGCAGCGCCACCGTGGCACGTGACCAGGAGACCGTGCGCAGCGTCTGA
- a CDS encoding acylphosphatase, translated as MIRKQVTVFGLVQGVGFRYSAQAEATRLGLTGFVRNRQDGAVEAQLEGDEESVAHMVSWLRAGPRGARVERVDVADLDVAGDTEFRITW; from the coding sequence GTGATTCGCAAACAGGTGACCGTGTTCGGTCTCGTGCAGGGAGTCGGCTTCCGCTATTCGGCGCAGGCGGAAGCGACCCGACTCGGCCTCACCGGCTTTGTGCGCAATCGCCAGGATGGCGCAGTCGAGGCGCAGCTCGAAGGCGACGAGGAATCCGTTGCCCACATGGTGAGCTGGCTGCGCGCCGGACCGCGCGGTGCACGGGTGGAGCGAGTGGATGTCGCGGATCTGGACGTGGCCGGGGACACCGAGTTTCGCATTACTTGGTGA
- a CDS encoding Pls/PosA family non-ribosomal peptide synthetase: MNTTTGLLLSSNRTPDPRTLIDVLRETAEQNPQASALADAEGTLSYRELLREVSAAAARLSLAGVRRGDRVGIRIPSGTRVLYVSILATMAAGASYVPVDADDPEERAALVFGEAKVVGVIGDGGVFTPRADLAAAALADREPPTAGIPTLGTPTGSLPMVATVTPDDDAWVIFTSGSTGVPKGVAVSHRSAAAFVDAEARMFLQDDPIGPGDRVLAGLSVAFDASCEEMWLAWRHGACLVPAPRSLVRSGADLGPWLIAHSITVVSTVPTLAALWPAESLELVRLLIFGGEACPPELAARLATEEREVWNTYGPTEATVVACGAQLTGEPPVRIGLPLDGWDLAVVDAAGLPVGDGEVGELIIGGVGLARYLDPAKDAEKYAPMPTLGWERAYRSGDLVRYEPEGLVFQGRADDQIKLGGRRIELGEIDAALAALPGVAGGAAVVQTTPAGNQILVGYIAPIDPSVPFDTDAANAHLREELPASNVPLLAVVESLPTRTSGKVDRKALPWPLATSVDEVEGLSPTGTWLAEHWTSILGTPVASADDDFFAHGGGSLTAAQLISAVRTRIPDAKVTDIYDHPRIGALADELDSRTPRAQRAARVVAPTPRRTQIVQTLLGVPLFVLVGLRFTIYLLAANNVLNLFTDAPWAPTVSWWWLIVGFLLFVTPFGRMTISVLAARLLLRGVTEGDYPRGGSVHLRLWLSEQIAHLAGATDLAGAPWIGYYARALGAKIGPGVSLHTLPPVTGMLKVGAGASIEPEVDLSGYWIDGDVLRLGAISIGAEATIGSRSILLPGTRVGRGAEVAAGSAVHSRVPADQLWAGSPAERIGKAKHNWPEERPAEARRWVVAYGVTSVLLAMLPAIGVVLGALIIGTGIRDAASLSAAALLALLWLPVAVAAAGATYAALVVVAVRLFSIGVKPGVYPVRSRVGWQVWATERLLDAARVLLFPLYASLFTPVWLRLLGARVGRNVEASTVLLVPKLTTIGDHAFLADDTMVATYELGHGWLRIDEAKVGRRAFLGNSGMTGPGRTVPKNGLVAVLSATPKKAKSGSSWLGNPPVRLRRTVTEFDAARTFEPPARLKLARSLWELCRFVPVVISGAIALGVLVALEWMVASWGIWAAILLSGVVLLAAGAVAAAATTAAKWILVGRIRVQEHPLWSSFVWRNEVSDTFVEMVAAPWFATAATGTPALAWWLRSLGATIGRGVWTESYWLPEADLVRLGDGATVNRGCVVQTHLFQDRVMQLDRVDIGDGGTLGPHSVILPAASIDGGATVGPASLVMRGEMVPGSTLWAGNPIAPWNPVPAKTVATKTSSKAASAKAEPAQTQARTA; this comes from the coding sequence GTGAATACGACAACGGGCCTGCTGCTCTCCTCGAACCGGACTCCGGATCCGCGAACCCTGATCGACGTGCTGCGCGAGACGGCTGAACAGAACCCCCAGGCATCCGCACTGGCCGATGCCGAGGGCACCCTCAGCTACCGCGAACTGCTGCGTGAGGTGAGTGCGGCCGCGGCCCGGTTGAGCCTCGCCGGGGTACGCCGCGGCGACCGTGTCGGCATCCGGATCCCCTCGGGAACCCGGGTGTTGTACGTGTCGATCCTGGCGACGATGGCCGCGGGCGCGAGCTATGTGCCGGTCGACGCCGATGACCCCGAGGAGCGCGCCGCGCTCGTGTTCGGCGAGGCCAAGGTGGTCGGCGTGATCGGCGACGGCGGCGTCTTCACGCCACGTGCCGACCTGGCTGCCGCAGCCCTGGCCGACCGGGAACCGCCGACCGCGGGCATCCCGACCCTGGGCACGCCGACCGGGAGCCTGCCGATGGTGGCCACGGTCACTCCCGACGATGACGCCTGGGTGATCTTCACCTCGGGCTCCACCGGTGTGCCGAAGGGCGTCGCGGTGAGCCACCGTTCGGCGGCCGCGTTCGTCGACGCTGAGGCGCGGATGTTCCTGCAGGACGACCCGATCGGACCCGGCGACCGGGTGCTGGCCGGCCTGTCGGTGGCGTTCGACGCCTCCTGCGAGGAGATGTGGCTGGCCTGGCGACACGGTGCCTGCCTGGTGCCCGCGCCCAGGTCGCTGGTGCGGTCGGGCGCCGACCTCGGCCCCTGGCTGATCGCGCACAGCATCACCGTGGTCTCCACCGTGCCGACGCTCGCCGCGCTGTGGCCGGCCGAGTCGCTTGAACTCGTGCGCCTGCTGATCTTCGGCGGCGAAGCCTGCCCGCCCGAACTCGCCGCCCGACTGGCGACCGAGGAACGCGAGGTCTGGAACACCTACGGCCCCACCGAGGCGACCGTCGTCGCCTGTGGCGCCCAGCTCACCGGTGAGCCGCCGGTGCGCATCGGGTTGCCGCTGGACGGCTGGGATCTCGCGGTCGTGGATGCCGCCGGCCTGCCGGTGGGCGACGGCGAGGTGGGTGAGCTCATCATCGGCGGCGTCGGCCTTGCCCGTTACCTGGACCCGGCGAAGGATGCCGAGAAGTACGCGCCGATGCCGACCCTCGGCTGGGAGCGCGCATACCGCTCCGGCGACCTGGTGCGCTATGAGCCGGAAGGCCTCGTCTTTCAGGGCCGCGCCGACGACCAGATCAAACTGGGCGGCCGCCGCATCGAACTCGGCGAGATCGACGCCGCCCTGGCTGCGCTGCCCGGCGTCGCCGGCGGAGCCGCGGTCGTGCAGACCACCCCGGCCGGCAACCAGATCCTGGTCGGCTACATCGCCCCGATCGACCCGTCGGTGCCGTTCGACACGGATGCCGCGAACGCCCACCTGCGCGAGGAACTGCCCGCCTCGAACGTGCCGCTGCTCGCGGTCGTCGAGTCACTGCCGACCCGCACCTCAGGCAAGGTCGACCGCAAGGCGCTGCCGTGGCCGCTTGCAACATCCGTTGACGAAGTCGAGGGCCTCAGCCCGACCGGCACCTGGCTCGCCGAACACTGGACCTCGATCCTCGGCACCCCGGTGGCCTCGGCCGATGACGACTTCTTCGCCCACGGCGGCGGCTCGCTCACTGCCGCCCAACTGATCTCGGCGGTGCGCACCCGGATCCCGGATGCCAAGGTCACCGACATCTACGACCACCCCCGCATCGGCGCCCTCGCCGACGAACTCGACTCGCGGACCCCCCGCGCTCAGCGTGCAGCCCGCGTGGTGGCACCGACACCTCGCCGCACCCAGATCGTGCAGACCCTGCTCGGCGTTCCCCTGTTCGTGCTGGTCGGGTTGCGCTTCACGATCTACCTGCTGGCGGCGAACAACGTGCTGAACCTGTTCACCGACGCGCCGTGGGCGCCGACGGTGTCCTGGTGGTGGCTGATCGTCGGCTTCCTGCTGTTCGTCACCCCGTTCGGACGGATGACGATCAGCGTGCTGGCCGCCCGGCTGCTGCTGCGCGGCGTCACGGAGGGCGACTACCCGCGGGGCGGGAGCGTGCACTTGCGGCTCTGGCTGAGCGAGCAGATCGCTCACCTGGCCGGCGCCACCGACCTCGCTGGCGCCCCGTGGATCGGCTACTACGCGCGGGCGCTGGGCGCCAAGATCGGCCCCGGGGTGAGCCTGCACACGCTTCCTCCGGTCACCGGCATGCTGAAGGTCGGTGCCGGTGCCTCGATCGAACCCGAGGTCGACCTGTCGGGCTACTGGATCGACGGCGACGTGCTGCGCCTCGGTGCGATCTCCATCGGCGCGGAGGCCACGATCGGCTCCCGCAGCATCCTGCTGCCCGGCACCCGGGTCGGCCGGGGCGCCGAGGTCGCGGCGGGCTCCGCCGTGCACTCGCGGGTTCCCGCGGACCAGCTCTGGGCCGGCTCCCCCGCCGAACGCATCGGCAAGGCGAAGCACAACTGGCCCGAGGAGCGCCCAGCCGAGGCACGCCGCTGGGTGGTCGCCTACGGTGTCACCTCGGTGCTGCTGGCCATGCTTCCCGCTATCGGGGTCGTGCTGGGTGCGCTGATCATCGGCACCGGCATCCGGGATGCCGCCAGCCTCAGCGCCGCCGCGCTGCTCGCGTTGCTCTGGCTGCCGGTCGCGGTCGCCGCAGCCGGTGCGACGTACGCGGCGCTCGTCGTCGTTGCCGTGCGGCTGTTCAGCATCGGCGTGAAGCCGGGCGTGTACCCGGTGCGCAGCCGGGTGGGCTGGCAGGTGTGGGCGACCGAACGGCTGCTGGATGCCGCGCGGGTGCTGTTGTTCCCGCTCTACGCGAGCCTGTTCACCCCGGTGTGGCTGCGCCTCCTCGGCGCCCGCGTCGGACGCAATGTCGAGGCATCCACGGTGCTGCTGGTGCCGAAGCTCACCACCATCGGCGACCACGCCTTCCTCGCCGATGACACCATGGTGGCCACCTACGAACTCGGCCACGGCTGGCTGCGGATCGACGAGGCAAAGGTCGGGCGCAGGGCGTTCCTCGGCAATTCCGGGATGACCGGGCCTGGGCGCACGGTGCCGAAGAACGGGCTGGTCGCGGTGCTGTCGGCGACGCCGAAGAAGGCGAAGTCCGGATCGTCGTGGCTCGGCAACCCGCCGGTGCGGTTGCGTCGCACGGTGACCGAGTTCGATGCGGCGCGCACGTTCGAACCGCCCGCCCGGCTGAAGCTGGCTCGTTCGCTGTGGGAACTCTGCCGGTTCGTGCCGGTCGTCATCAGCGGGGCGATCGCCCTCGGCGTGCTGGTGGCGCTCGAGTGGATGGTCGCCAGTTGGGGCATCTGGGCCGCGATCCTGCTGTCGGGGGTCGTGCTGCTCGCGGCCGGCGCTGTCGCTGCCGCGGCGACCACTGCGGCGAAATGGATCCTCGTCGGACGGATCCGGGTGCAGGAGCATCCGCTCTGGTCCTCCTTCGTCTGGCGCAATGAGGTGTCGGACACCTTCGTCGAGATGGTCGCCGCACCGTGGTTCGCGACCGCAGCGACCGGCACCCCGGCGCTGGCGTGGTGGCTGCGCTCGCTCGGTGCGACCATCGGCCGTGGCGTGTGGACGGAGTCGTACTGGCTGCCTGAGGCAGACTTGGTGCGGCTCGGCGACGGCGCCACCGTCAACCGCGGCTGCGTCGTGCAGACGCATTTGTTCCAGGATCGGGTGATGCAGTTGGATCGGGTCGACATCGGCGACGGCGGCACACTCGGGCCGCACAGCGTGATCCTGCCCGCGGCATCCATCGACGGCGGCGCCACCGTGGGGCCGGCCTCTCTGGTCATGCGCGGTGAGATGGTGCCCGGCTCCACCCTGTGGGCGGGCAACCCGATCGCGCCGTGGAACCCGGTGCCCGCGAAGACAGTGGCGACGAAGACATCCTCGAAGGCCGCTTCCGCTAAGGCAGAGCCCGCCCAGACCCAGGCGCGAACGGCATGA
- a CDS encoding nitronate monooxygenase family protein, which produces MPVHLLSDLTLAEPIVNAPMAGAAGGRLAAAVSAAGGLGMVGIGGGVEQDWLDRELTLAAASGRPWGAGMLAWVLDGGLDPVRRVLEHRPALLCVSFGDPGSATALAKDAGVITAMQIGNAADLARALEDDIDVIVCRGSEGGGHGRNEVATLPLLQFVLEKTDKPVIAAGGIATARGVAAVLAAGASAAWVGTRFAACAESLSADSLKRSIAQASVDDTVYTRAFDVAQRIPWPHEFGGRALRNRFSDQWAEHVDELEADVDAGDELTDRVNAARVAGDVSVAPVYAGQSAGLTDGVGSAADVVADLARFREFLGEAASRW; this is translated from the coding sequence ATGCCCGTGCACCTACTGAGCGACCTGACCCTGGCCGAGCCGATTGTGAACGCACCCATGGCGGGGGCCGCCGGTGGACGACTGGCGGCTGCAGTGTCAGCGGCCGGCGGTCTCGGCATGGTCGGCATCGGCGGCGGAGTCGAGCAGGACTGGCTGGACCGCGAGCTGACGCTGGCCGCGGCATCCGGTCGTCCCTGGGGAGCCGGGATGCTGGCCTGGGTGCTTGATGGTGGGTTGGACCCGGTACGGCGGGTGCTCGAACACCGACCGGCGCTGCTCTGTGTGAGTTTCGGTGACCCCGGCTCGGCGACGGCCCTCGCCAAGGACGCGGGCGTGATCACCGCCATGCAGATCGGCAACGCAGCAGACCTGGCCAGGGCGCTCGAGGATGACATCGACGTGATCGTCTGCCGCGGCAGTGAAGGCGGCGGGCACGGCCGGAATGAGGTGGCGACTCTGCCGTTGCTGCAGTTCGTGCTCGAGAAGACCGACAAGCCGGTGATCGCGGCTGGCGGGATCGCGACCGCGCGCGGAGTCGCCGCGGTGCTCGCTGCCGGAGCGAGTGCGGCCTGGGTGGGCACCCGGTTCGCGGCCTGCGCGGAGTCCCTGTCGGCCGACTCGCTGAAACGCAGCATCGCCCAGGCGAGCGTCGACGACACCGTCTATACGCGCGCGTTCGACGTGGCACAGCGGATCCCGTGGCCGCACGAGTTCGGCGGACGGGCGCTGCGCAACCGGTTCAGCGACCAGTGGGCTGAGCACGTGGATGAGCTGGAGGCTGACGTCGACGCTGGCGACGAGCTGACCGATCGGGTGAACGCTGCCCGGGTGGCCGGCGATGTGAGCGTTGCGCCGGTGTACGCCGGGCAGTCCGCGGGTCTCACGGACGGCGTCGGATCAGCCGCGGATGTCGTCGCGGATCTTGCGAGATTCCGCGAGTTTCTGGGTGAGGCAGCCAGTCGCTGGTGA
- a CDS encoding 4'-phosphopantetheinyl transferase superfamily protein — protein sequence MTELQVHFRRTDQRDHAVLIEAVAAFAGVDPADVQLRRRCARCGSTSHGKPEVVSPRSADGGQLHASLSRTPGFAAAVVTDVAPIGLDIERVDRVARAPIDLHQTEQAALAELADADQPRRLTLLWTVKEAALKATGDGLNVDPASLAIELGDDERPTLSDGPDGLLRVGSPTITTFDPEPGVLAAIVLLGRHPAPTVRVIR from the coding sequence ATGACTGAACTGCAGGTCCATTTCCGCCGCACCGACCAGCGCGATCATGCGGTGCTGATCGAGGCGGTCGCCGCGTTTGCCGGCGTCGACCCCGCCGACGTGCAGCTGCGGCGCCGCTGCGCCCGCTGCGGCAGCACCAGCCATGGCAAACCTGAAGTGGTGAGCCCGCGCTCCGCAGACGGTGGCCAGCTGCACGCAAGCCTCAGCCGCACGCCCGGATTCGCTGCGGCTGTCGTCACAGATGTCGCCCCGATCGGTCTCGACATCGAACGTGTAGACCGGGTGGCACGCGCGCCGATCGACCTGCATCAGACCGAGCAAGCGGCACTCGCCGAGCTGGCCGACGCAGATCAGCCGCGTCGCCTGACCCTGCTCTGGACGGTGAAGGAAGCAGCGCTCAAGGCCACCGGCGACGGCCTCAACGTTGACCCCGCTTCGCTAGCGATCGAGCTCGGTGACGACGAGCGTCCAACCCTCAGCGACGGGCCCGACGGCCTGCTCCGCGTAGGCTCGCCGACCATCACCACATTCGATCCCGAACCGGGCGTCCTCGCTGCTATCGTGCTGCTCGGCCGCCATCCGGCCCCCACCGTGCGAGTCATCCGCTGA
- a CDS encoding FAD-binding oxidoreductase, producing MTFLDDLARALAPDQLLTDHTEAYLRDRSDGTAAATPLAVVFPTSTEQVAAVVSIAAEHGVPIVPQGARSGLAGAANASEGALVISTERMIRILELDSKDQVATVEAGVLTLDLDRAADAARLFYPPDPGSYDISTIGGNVATNAGGMRCVKYGVTGDFVRQLTVVLADGSIARTGHRTIKGVSGLDLTSLFVGSEGTLGIITEVTVALLPKRGASTGVLAAFPTAAAALAAADAIVASSRRPSVLEYLDAVCVAAITAYDAASVLPAGSEGVLLVQSDEEGRAETDADAYAAIATEHGATLVEVAHDEDALDHVMASRRLLHAAMRAVHGASLNEDVAVPRSKLPALLEGIAAIAAELQLTIGTGGHLGDGNLHPIVCYDPADHDGVASAIRAYGRIIELAVSLDGTASGEHGIGVLKRQHVNDELGPVVSALQWQVKRALDPRLLLNPGKKLPDD from the coding sequence GTGACCTTCCTCGACGACCTCGCCCGTGCGCTCGCCCCGGATCAGCTGCTCACCGACCACACCGAGGCCTACCTGCGCGACCGGTCCGACGGCACTGCGGCGGCCACGCCACTGGCGGTGGTGTTCCCGACCAGCACCGAGCAAGTTGCCGCAGTCGTCAGCATCGCCGCCGAGCACGGCGTGCCGATAGTGCCGCAAGGCGCCCGCAGCGGGCTCGCCGGTGCCGCCAACGCGTCCGAAGGTGCCCTGGTGATCAGCACCGAACGAATGATCCGCATCCTCGAGCTAGACAGTAAAGACCAGGTCGCCACCGTCGAAGCCGGGGTACTCACCCTGGACCTTGACCGCGCCGCCGACGCCGCCCGCTTGTTCTACCCGCCCGACCCCGGCTCGTACGACATCTCCACCATCGGCGGCAACGTCGCCACCAACGCCGGCGGCATGCGTTGCGTCAAGTACGGCGTGACCGGCGATTTCGTGCGCCAGCTGACCGTTGTCCTCGCCGACGGGTCCATCGCCCGCACCGGGCATCGCACCATCAAGGGCGTCTCCGGGCTCGACCTCACCTCGTTGTTCGTCGGCTCGGAAGGCACCCTCGGCATCATCACCGAGGTCACGGTCGCCCTGCTGCCGAAACGGGGCGCGTCGACCGGGGTGCTCGCCGCCTTCCCAACCGCGGCGGCAGCGCTCGCCGCCGCTGACGCGATCGTCGCGTCCAGCCGCCGACCGAGCGTCCTGGAGTACCTCGATGCGGTCTGCGTCGCCGCGATCACGGCGTACGACGCGGCATCCGTGCTGCCGGCCGGATCCGAGGGCGTGCTGCTGGTGCAGTCCGATGAGGAGGGGAGGGCCGAGACGGATGCCGATGCCTACGCCGCGATCGCGACCGAGCATGGCGCCACTCTCGTCGAGGTCGCACACGACGAGGACGCACTCGACCATGTGATGGCATCCCGGCGGCTGTTGCACGCCGCGATGCGCGCGGTGCACGGTGCCAGCCTTAACGAGGACGTCGCCGTGCCGCGGTCGAAGCTTCCGGCGCTGCTTGAGGGCATCGCCGCGATCGCCGCCGAATTGCAGCTCACCATCGGCACCGGCGGGCACCTCGGCGACGGCAACCTGCACCCGATCGTCTGCTACGACCCGGCCGATCACGACGGCGTCGCATCGGCGATCCGCGCCTACGGGCGCATCATCGAGCTCGCGGTCTCGCTCGACGGCACGGCGTCCGGCGAGCATGGCATCGGCGTGCTGAAACGCCAGCATGTCAACGACGAGCTCGGCCCGGTGGTCTCCGCCCTCCAGTGGCAGGTGAAACGGGCGCTCGATCCGCGCCTGCTGCTGAACCCGGGCAAGAAGCTACCGGATGACTGA
- a CDS encoding M1 family metallopeptidase, with amino-acid sequence MSLVEYTPGSGDAGYTVSHYDLELDYRVSSNRLAGAAVITATALERLEKVSLDLVGLTAFKVSVDGRRAPRFTETGGKLTITPAAPIEPGAPFTVTVRYGGSPSPRRSDWGAVGWEELTEGVLVAGQPTGAPTWFPCNDRPNDKATYRFQITAESGYRVIANGQLAASRTRSSRTEWVFLMTEPMAPYLATVQIGAYVPRELEAGPVPQHLWLPADLDGDAALDFADQPAMMQVFEDLFGPYPFASYTVIVTDDDLEIPLEAQGLSVFGRNHVDGFRTHNRLVAHELAHSWFGNSLTAASWQHIWLHEGFACYAEWLWAERSGGPSAHRIAEQQWSRLNVLPQDFAIGDPGPELMFDDRVYKRGALTVHTLRLMLGDAEFFEMLRTWTAEHRHGTVTTQLFAEHVARFTSKPLTKVFRTWLFEHELPRLPRGHH; translated from the coding sequence ATGAGCCTGGTTGAGTACACCCCGGGCAGCGGGGATGCCGGATACACCGTGTCGCACTACGACCTGGAGCTGGACTACCGGGTGTCCAGCAACCGGCTCGCCGGCGCGGCCGTGATCACCGCCACGGCCCTGGAGCGCCTCGAGAAGGTCAGCCTTGATCTGGTCGGGCTCACCGCGTTCAAGGTCAGCGTCGACGGGCGCCGGGCGCCCAGGTTCACCGAGACCGGCGGGAAACTGACCATCACCCCGGCCGCCCCGATTGAGCCGGGTGCCCCGTTCACGGTCACGGTGCGTTACGGCGGATCGCCGTCGCCGCGACGCAGCGACTGGGGCGCGGTCGGTTGGGAAGAACTCACCGAGGGTGTGCTGGTCGCCGGCCAGCCGACTGGAGCGCCGACCTGGTTCCCGTGCAACGACCGCCCGAACGACAAGGCCACCTACCGGTTCCAGATCACCGCTGAATCGGGCTACCGGGTCATCGCGAATGGTCAGCTGGCGGCATCCCGGACCCGGTCCAGCCGGACCGAGTGGGTCTTCCTCATGACCGAGCCGATGGCTCCGTACCTGGCGACGGTGCAGATCGGTGCGTATGTGCCGCGCGAACTGGAGGCGGGGCCGGTTCCGCAGCACCTGTGGCTGCCCGCGGATCTCGACGGCGATGCCGCGCTCGATTTCGCCGACCAGCCGGCGATGATGCAGGTTTTCGAGGATCTGTTCGGGCCGTATCCGTTCGCCAGTTACACCGTCATCGTCACCGACGATGATCTGGAGATCCCGCTCGAGGCGCAGGGGCTGTCGGTGTTCGGACGCAACCACGTCGACGGCTTCAGGACCCACAACCGGCTCGTGGCCCACGAGCTGGCGCACTCCTGGTTCGGCAACAGCCTGACTGCAGCGTCCTGGCAGCACATCTGGCTGCACGAGGGGTTCGCCTGCTACGCGGAATGGCTGTGGGCAGAGCGGTCCGGAGGACCGAGTGCGCACCGGATCGCCGAGCAGCAGTGGTCCCGATTGAACGTGCTGCCGCAGGACTTCGCGATCGGCGACCCCGGGCCCGAGCTGATGTTCGACGACCGGGTGTACAAGCGCGGGGCGCTCACCGTGCACACCCTGCGGTTGATGCTCGGCGACGCCGAGTTCTTCGAAATGTTGCGCACCTGGACAGCCGAGCACCGGCACGGCACGGTGACCACCCAGCTGTTCGCCGAACACGTCGCCCGGTTCACATCGAAGCCACTGACGAAGGTGTTCCGCACCTGGCTGTTTGAGCACGAACTGCCGCGGCTACCGCGCGGGCATCACTGA
- a CDS encoding type II toxin-antitoxin system Phd/YefM family antitoxin, whose amino-acid sequence MLARTAVGAYRQPQASVDEEQEPRVYYNDDSDQLPPLPDFGPRDGRHGVDRDEDYDPYPPYRMGGSTGVGALTVSIEDAKRHLGMLIMRIEMGDEVLLSRNGVVVARLAPPRGTRRKGSGATSAKALSTTPVPRRVRNHRPAAVPNEHEDYPELPDPGPRDGRHGVDRDKGFEPFSG is encoded by the coding sequence GTGCTGGCGCGCACTGCGGTTGGGGCGTACCGTCAGCCTCAGGCATCCGTCGACGAAGAACAGGAGCCGCGCGTGTACTACAACGACGACAGCGACCAGCTTCCACCGCTCCCTGACTTCGGACCCCGCGACGGCCGGCACGGTGTCGATCGGGACGAGGACTACGACCCGTATCCGCCGTATCGAATGGGTGGGAGCACTGGCGTCGGCGCCCTCACAGTGAGCATTGAAGATGCCAAGCGGCACCTGGGCATGCTCATCATGCGCATCGAGATGGGCGACGAGGTTCTGCTCAGCCGCAACGGCGTTGTTGTCGCCCGTCTGGCGCCCCCGCGCGGCACCAGGAGGAAAGGGAGCGGCGCAACCTCCGCCAAGGCCCTGTCCACCACGCCGGTGCCCCGGCGGGTGCGGAATCACCGGCCGGCGGCTGTACCCAACGAGCATGAGGACTATCCCGAACTGCCCGACCCCGGCCCGCGGGACGGAAGGCACGGCGTCGACCGGGATAAGGGCTTCGAACCGTTCTCAGGGTGA